In the genome of Photobacterium sp. TLY01, one region contains:
- the flgF gene encoding flagellar basal-body rod protein FlgF has protein sequence MDRALYLAMSGAKQDMYGLQLHANNLANVRTTGFRADLEQARSMQAFGEGMPSRVFSMTERPGQDFAQGAVMTTGRDLDVAIEGNGWLAVLDASGQEAYTRAGHLKIDQTGLLQNSNGSLMVGENGGPIFIPLPISKIAIGKDGTVSVRPQGAPADAMEVVDRIKMVKPDNSEVFKDVDGLFKSKVPAQIFDADAEVTLLSGALEGSNVNAVGEMTSMIDLQRHFEMQVKLMKTAEEMDQASSSLLRLG, from the coding sequence ATGGATCGTGCACTGTACCTGGCCATGAGCGGCGCTAAACAAGATATGTATGGCTTGCAGCTTCATGCCAACAACCTGGCTAACGTTCGGACGACTGGCTTTCGCGCTGATTTAGAGCAGGCGCGGAGTATGCAGGCGTTTGGCGAAGGCATGCCGTCCCGCGTGTTCTCCATGACAGAAAGACCGGGGCAGGACTTTGCCCAGGGGGCTGTGATGACCACCGGCCGTGATCTGGATGTTGCCATTGAAGGGAACGGCTGGCTGGCGGTCTTGGATGCCAGTGGCCAGGAAGCCTATACCCGTGCCGGTCACTTGAAAATCGATCAGACAGGCTTGCTGCAAAACAGCAACGGAAGCCTGATGGTTGGTGAAAATGGCGGGCCGATTTTTATTCCGCTGCCAATCAGTAAAATTGCAATTGGTAAAGACGGCACTGTGTCGGTCCGTCCGCAGGGTGCGCCTGCCGACGCGATGGAAGTGGTTGATCGCATCAAAATGGTCAAGCCGGACAACAGTGAAGTGTTTAAAGACGTTGATGGTCTGTTCAAATCCAAAGTGCCGGCGCAGATTTTTGATGCCGATGCGGAGGTCACGCTGCTGAGCGGCGCGCTGGAAGGCAGCAATGTAAATGCCGTGGGCGAAATGACCAGCATGATCGATCTTCAGCGTCATTTTGAAATGCAAGTTAAGTTAATGAAAACCGCAGAGGAAATGGACCAGGCGTCTTCTTCTCTGCTGCGTTTGGGCTAA
- the flgE gene encoding flagellar hook protein FlgE, whose protein sequence is MGFNVALSGLGAAQKDLNTTSNNIANANTYGFKESRAEFGDVYSSSIFSNTKTTTGGGVQNSVVAQQFHEGSSIYTNNPMDLRISGTGFFAVADQRLEPNNNSLTRNGAFHLDKDNYIVNSEDQFLLGYGVDQETDQVVSYEPQALKVPDQFGQPKATSQVEIGVNLPANGDPRDINQFNFEDPDTYNKSTSVTMYDSLGQPYKMTSYYVKDNTQPNRWATFYTVTDADGEKPLDIDGGAATNVAGHTGALIDFNFDGTVAQVNGGNPMISEQFAAAGLSMNGADGSQTLNFNFDAPTQFAAPFEVRKFSENGATTGYLAKVDVDAKGSIVATYSNGENITLGRVGMVRVPNEQGLLSKGGTQWAVSQESGAAVWGEATFGAFGSVKSGTLEQSNIDMTQELVDLITAQRNFQANSRALEVDNSLQQTILQIR, encoded by the coding sequence ATGGGCTTTAATGTCGCACTGAGTGGACTGGGCGCCGCCCAGAAAGATCTGAACACCACAAGTAACAACATTGCCAACGCCAACACCTACGGCTTTAAAGAGTCGCGGGCCGAATTTGGTGATGTGTATTCAAGCTCCATTTTTTCCAATACCAAAACCACCACAGGTGGCGGTGTTCAGAATTCTGTGGTGGCTCAGCAGTTTCATGAAGGTTCCAGTATTTATACCAACAATCCGATGGATCTGCGTATTTCCGGGACCGGCTTTTTTGCCGTCGCGGACCAGCGTCTGGAGCCCAATAATAACAGTCTGACCCGTAACGGCGCTTTCCACCTCGACAAAGATAACTATATCGTGAACTCAGAAGATCAGTTCTTATTGGGTTATGGTGTGGATCAGGAAACGGATCAGGTTGTCTCTTATGAACCACAGGCACTGAAAGTGCCGGATCAGTTTGGTCAGCCGAAAGCCACCAGCCAGGTCGAAATTGGCGTGAACCTGCCAGCCAACGGCGATCCGAGAGATATCAACCAGTTTAACTTTGAAGACCCGGATACTTATAACAAATCCACTTCGGTCACTATGTATGACTCCTTAGGTCAGCCCTACAAAATGACCAGCTATTATGTGAAGGACAATACGCAGCCAAACCGCTGGGCGACTTTCTATACCGTCACGGATGCTGATGGTGAGAAACCACTGGATATTGACGGCGGCGCAGCGACCAATGTGGCCGGACATACCGGCGCACTGATCGATTTTAATTTCGACGGCACTGTGGCGCAGGTCAATGGCGGCAATCCGATGATTTCTGAGCAGTTTGCCGCGGCAGGTCTGAGCATGAACGGTGCGGACGGTTCACAGACGCTGAACTTTAATTTTGATGCCCCCACTCAGTTTGCGGCGCCGTTTGAAGTGCGTAAATTCAGTGAAAATGGTGCCACCACAGGTTATCTGGCCAAAGTGGACGTCGATGCTAAAGGCTCGATTGTTGCCACTTACAGCAACGGGGAAAACATTACCCTGGGCCGTGTCGGCATGGTGCGTGTCCCGAACGAGCAGGGCTTGCTTTCCAAAGGCGGGACGCAGTGGGCGGTTAGCCAGGAATCTGGCGCAGCTGTCTGGGGTGAAGCGACCTTTGGCGCTTTTGGTTCAGTTAAAAGCGGTACGCTGGAGCAGTCAAACATTGATATGACTCAGGAGCTGGTGGATTTGATCACCGCGCAGCGTAATTTCCAGGCCAACTCCCGTGCACTGGAAGTGGACAATAGTCTCCAGCAGACCATACTGCAAATTCGTTAA
- the flgB gene encoding flagellar basal body rod protein FlgB: protein MAISFDKALGVHQYTVGVRGKRAETLASNIANANTPGYKAKDMDFQRALNAATSEAKVGLSRTNERHIAASTKVMGEQKYRVPNQPDTGDGNTVDAQLEQNLFMQNALEYQASLDFLGSKFSNLSKALKGE from the coding sequence ATGGCCATTTCTTTTGATAAAGCATTAGGTGTGCACCAGTACACAGTGGGTGTGAGGGGTAAAAGGGCGGAAACCCTTGCCAGTAACATCGCTAACGCCAATACACCGGGTTATAAAGCAAAAGATATGGACTTTCAGCGCGCGCTGAATGCGGCAACGTCAGAGGCAAAAGTTGGCCTCAGCCGGACCAATGAGCGGCATATTGCTGCCTCCACCAAAGTCATGGGTGAACAGAAGTACCGTGTGCCAAATCAGCCAGACACCGGTGATGGCAATACGGTCGATGCTCAGCTGGAGCAAAACCTGTTCATGCAGAACGCGCTGGAGTATCAGGCATCGCTGGATTTTCTGGGCTCTAAATTCAGTAATTTGAGCAAGGCATTAAAAGGGGAATAA
- the flgJ gene encoding flagellar assembly peptidoglycan hydrolase FlgJ: MKPTDPGFVNDLANLDRLRAGIKGKGDKESLRAAAEQFEALFTQMLFKSMRQANEAFESDLMSSSNTKFFEEMRDEQMSSELSARGSLGLADLIVEQLSVLDKPPATPEEQAKSAQEKAAGFEAIQQSRQVSADDVLAKVFAQKEPAEPGQEKTATLSVSAAAEVDAGRPPLRQSQEKPFSSPEDFVHRMRPFAEKAAGMLGTDPAVLIAQAALETGWGKKVVKNAAGDSNNLFNIKADSRWAGNKVATQTLEYHDGIPVQERAAFRSYNNYEDSFNDYVRFLNDNPRYSEALASPQDPRRFIRNLHQAGYATDPKYADKIINVMESVKKLMK; the protein is encoded by the coding sequence ATGAAACCGACGGACCCAGGCTTTGTCAACGACCTTGCTAACCTTGACCGCCTTCGTGCTGGTATCAAAGGGAAGGGCGATAAGGAATCTTTGCGCGCAGCAGCAGAGCAGTTTGAAGCCCTGTTCACCCAAATGCTGTTTAAATCGATGCGTCAGGCCAATGAAGCCTTTGAGTCTGATCTGATGAGCAGCTCAAACACCAAATTTTTTGAAGAAATGCGCGATGAACAAATGTCCAGTGAGCTGAGCGCCCGCGGTTCGCTGGGGCTGGCTGATCTGATTGTGGAACAGCTGAGCGTACTCGATAAACCACCGGCAACACCGGAAGAGCAGGCAAAGTCAGCACAGGAAAAAGCCGCGGGTTTCGAGGCCATTCAGCAGTCACGTCAGGTGTCTGCCGATGATGTGCTGGCTAAAGTGTTTGCGCAGAAAGAACCCGCAGAGCCGGGTCAGGAGAAAACAGCGACGCTTTCTGTTTCTGCTGCAGCGGAAGTTGATGCTGGCCGTCCGCCATTGCGCCAGTCGCAGGAAAAACCGTTTTCCTCGCCTGAGGATTTTGTTCATCGCATGCGTCCGTTTGCTGAAAAAGCGGCAGGTATGCTGGGGACCGATCCGGCAGTGCTGATTGCGCAGGCGGCGCTGGAAACCGGCTGGGGCAAGAAAGTGGTTAAAAATGCCGCCGGTGACAGTAATAACCTGTTCAACATCAAAGCGGACTCACGCTGGGCCGGCAATAAAGTGGCCACCCAGACGCTGGAATATCATGACGGTATTCCGGTTCAGGAGCGGGCTGCATTTCGCTCTTACAATAATTATGAAGACAGCTTTAATGACTATGTGCGTTTTCTGAATGACAACCCGCGTTATTCAGAGGCACTGGCCTCGCCGCAAGATCCGCGCCGTTTTATCCGTAATCTGCATCAGGCCGGTTACGCGACTGATCCGAAATACGCCGATAAAATCATCAATGTGATGGAGTCGGTGAAAAAACTGATGAAGTAA
- the flgG gene encoding flagellar basal-body rod protein FlgG has translation MHPALWVSKTGLDAQQTNISTISNNLANASTIGFKKSRAVFEDLFYQNINQPGGQSTQDTTLPSGLMLGAGSKVVATQKVFTQGNTQTTNNAMDLMIEGDGFFQILLPDGNIGYTRNGQFTINEEGQMVTSGGGYLLQPEIVVPEDAVSITVGTDGEVSARIRNQQESLVLGQLTTVDFINPGGMEPIGQNLFLPTGASGDPQEGVPGLEGFGQIRQSMLETSNVNVTEELVNMIEAQRVYEMNSKVISTVDQMLSYVNQQL, from the coding sequence ATGCATCCAGCATTATGGGTCAGTAAAACCGGTCTTGACGCTCAGCAAACAAACATCTCGACCATTTCGAATAACCTGGCGAACGCCTCGACCATCGGGTTCAAAAAGAGCCGCGCGGTGTTTGAGGATCTGTTTTATCAGAACATTAACCAGCCTGGTGGTCAGTCTACCCAGGATACGACTTTGCCATCCGGTCTGATGCTGGGGGCAGGTTCAAAGGTGGTGGCAACACAAAAAGTGTTCACTCAGGGGAATACCCAGACCACCAACAACGCCATGGACTTGATGATTGAAGGCGATGGCTTCTTTCAGATCCTGCTGCCGGACGGCAACATCGGCTACACCCGAAATGGTCAGTTCACGATCAATGAGGAAGGCCAGATGGTGACCTCAGGTGGCGGTTACTTGCTGCAGCCTGAAATCGTGGTGCCGGAAGATGCGGTCAGCATTACGGTCGGGACAGACGGTGAAGTCTCTGCCCGTATCCGTAACCAGCAGGAAAGTCTGGTACTGGGTCAGCTGACCACGGTTGATTTTATCAACCCGGGCGGTATGGAACCGATTGGTCAGAACCTGTTCCTGCCAACCGGTGCCAGTGGCGATCCGCAGGAAGGCGTGCCTGGTCTGGAAGGGTTTGGCCAGATCCGTCAGTCTATGCTGGAAACCTCCAACGTGAACGTGACAGAAGAGCTGGTCAATATGATTGAAGCCCAGCGTGTGTACGAAATGAACTCCAAAGTGATTTCAACCGTTGACCAGATGCTGAGCTACGTGAACCAGCAGCTTTAA
- a CDS encoding flagellar basal body P-ring protein FlgI → MLWAGLALLMAFPLQAARIKDVSEVAGVRSNQLSGYGLVVGLPGTGETTPFTDQSFNAMLQNFGIQLPAGTKPKTKNVAAVAVSATLPPFTKQGQHIDITVSSIGSAKSLRGGTLIQTFLRGLDGKVYAVAQGSLVVGGFSAEGLDGSKLVGNNPTVGRIANGAIVEQEVPNPFSRGDHLTFNLFESDFTTAQRMSDAINEFLGPDMAAPIDATSVRVRAPRDVSQRVAFLSTIENLEFDPADGAAKIIVNSRTGTIVVGQHVKLKPAAITHGGMTVSIQENPTVSQPNPFSGGETVVVPDSQIEVTEEDSRMFTFNPGITLDELVRAVNQVGAAPSDLMAILQALKQAGAIEGQLIII, encoded by the coding sequence ATGCTATGGGCAGGACTCGCCCTGTTGATGGCTTTTCCTTTGCAGGCCGCCCGAATTAAGGATGTCTCTGAAGTCGCCGGGGTGCGGAGTAACCAGTTATCGGGTTACGGTCTGGTGGTTGGTTTACCCGGCACTGGTGAAACTACGCCATTTACCGATCAGAGCTTCAATGCCATGTTGCAAAACTTCGGCATTCAGTTGCCGGCTGGCACGAAACCCAAAACTAAGAACGTGGCCGCAGTGGCGGTCAGCGCGACTTTGCCGCCTTTCACCAAGCAAGGTCAGCATATTGATATTACGGTCTCTTCCATCGGTTCGGCGAAAAGCCTGCGTGGCGGCACGCTAATCCAAACCTTCCTGCGTGGTCTGGACGGTAAAGTCTATGCAGTGGCGCAGGGCAGCCTGGTGGTGGGCGGCTTCAGTGCTGAAGGTCTGGACGGCTCTAAGCTGGTGGGCAATAACCCGACGGTCGGGCGCATCGCCAACGGCGCGATTGTCGAGCAGGAAGTCCCGAATCCGTTCAGCCGCGGTGATCATCTGACGTTCAACCTGTTTGAATCGGATTTCACCACAGCGCAACGGATGTCCGATGCGATTAATGAGTTTCTCGGCCCCGACATGGCCGCCCCGATTGATGCCACCTCAGTGCGTGTACGTGCGCCGCGGGATGTGAGCCAGCGCGTGGCGTTTTTGTCGACGATTGAGAACCTGGAATTCGACCCGGCCGATGGGGCGGCGAAAATTATCGTCAACTCACGTACCGGGACAATCGTGGTCGGGCAGCATGTGAAGCTTAAGCCTGCAGCGATTACCCACGGTGGCATGACCGTCTCGATCCAGGAAAACCCTACGGTCAGCCAGCCCAATCCATTTTCCGGCGGCGAAACTGTGGTGGTCCCTGACTCTCAGATTGAAGTGACGGAAGAAGATTCCCGCATGTTTACGTTCAATCCGGGCATTACGCTGGATGAGCTGGTGCGCGCGGTTAATCAGGTGGGGGCGGCGCCTTCCGATCTGATGGCAATTTTGCAGGCACTCAAACAGGCGGGTGCCATTGAAGGGCAGCTGATCATTATTTAA
- the flgC gene encoding flagellar basal body rod protein FlgC, translating to MSLFNVFNVTGSAMSAESVRLNTTASNLANANTVSSSAAQTYKARHPVFEAALQSASYQREESVPVRVKAIVESQKPLTAEYNPAHPLANAEGYIYKPNVNVMEEMANMISASRSYQSNVQVADASKQMLMRTLQMGK from the coding sequence ATGAGTTTGTTTAACGTTTTTAATGTCACCGGATCGGCAATGAGTGCGGAATCCGTACGGCTGAATACGACGGCCAGTAACCTGGCTAATGCCAACACCGTCAGCAGCTCTGCAGCGCAAACTTATAAAGCGCGTCACCCCGTGTTTGAGGCGGCACTGCAAAGTGCCAGCTATCAGCGTGAAGAAAGCGTTCCTGTACGGGTGAAAGCCATTGTCGAAAGCCAGAAGCCTTTGACGGCGGAATATAATCCGGCACACCCTTTGGCCAATGCCGAAGGCTATATCTATAAACCGAACGTTAACGTGATGGAAGAGATGGCAAACATGATCTCGGCTTCACGTTCCTATCAAAGCAATGTTCAGGTCGCAGATGCCAGCAAGCAAATGCTGATGCGAACACTGCAGATGGGCAAATAA
- the flgD gene encoding flagellar hook assembly protein FlgD yields the protein MTGIKGTGQSPLSYIDQLKSMQEKKLQSEQKVTGQQELKQEDFLSLLTKQMSQQDPFKPVGNDQMIAQMASFATVDGISKMNEQFGGLNAAMTSNQALQASSLVGRDVLVPNSTGSKTAEGGVAGMVKLPQSLNNLIVRVENAAGELVRSFDLGSKPAGDHRVAWDGKDDRGNMLPAGKYQLKVSGLADGKNSEFDVSTYANVNSVLLGNGDGNVMLNLAGFESPIKLAEVLEVGKA from the coding sequence ATGACCGGTATTAAAGGCACAGGTCAAAGCCCTTTGTCCTATATTGACCAGCTTAAGAGCATGCAGGAGAAAAAACTGCAGTCTGAGCAGAAAGTAACTGGACAACAAGAGCTTAAGCAGGAAGATTTTCTGTCACTGCTGACCAAGCAGATGTCGCAGCAGGATCCGTTTAAGCCTGTGGGCAACGACCAGATGATTGCGCAGATGGCGTCGTTTGCCACAGTCGACGGCATCAGCAAGATGAACGAACAGTTTGGCGGTCTGAACGCAGCCATGACATCCAACCAGGCGCTGCAGGCTTCATCTCTGGTTGGCCGTGATGTGCTGGTGCCGAACTCAACCGGCTCGAAAACTGCCGAAGGCGGTGTCGCGGGCATGGTGAAGCTGCCGCAATCGCTCAATAACCTGATCGTCCGGGTTGAGAATGCAGCTGGTGAGTTGGTCCGCAGTTTTGATTTAGGCTCCAAGCCTGCCGGTGACCATCGTGTGGCGTGGGACGGCAAAGATGACCGCGGCAATATGTTGCCAGCCGGCAAGTATCAGCTGAAAGTCAGCGGACTGGCTGACGGCAAGAACTCAGAGTTTGACGTGTCGACTTACGCCAATGTGAACAGCGTGCTGCTGGGCAATGGTGACGGCAACGTCATGCTGAATCTGGCGGGATTTGAATCCCCGATCAAGCTGGCTGAAGTGCTGGAAGTCGGCAAAGCATAA
- a CDS encoding chemotaxis protein, producing MSGILDSVNQRTQLVGQNRLELLTFKLNRRQRYGINVFKVKEVLQCPKLTAMPNLHPLVKGIAHIRGQTISVIDMSLATGGRPIENTENCFVIISEFNRSVQGFLVSAVERIINMNWEDILPPPKGAGTGNYLTAVTEIDGELVEILDVEKILDEISPRHTEVSQTLRDEMIRDNPVTRRVLVADDSSVARKQVQRAIESIGCECILVKDGKEALTKLREMATEDSIYNQLDLVISDIEMPEMDGYTLTAAIRNDAKLKDLHVILHTSLSGVFNQAMVDRVGANAFIPKFNPDELGAAVKAAMPE from the coding sequence ATGTCGGGGATTTTGGATTCTGTGAATCAGCGTACTCAGCTTGTGGGACAAAACCGCCTCGAGTTGCTCACCTTCAAGCTGAACCGCCGCCAGCGCTACGGTATTAATGTCTTCAAGGTGAAAGAGGTGTTGCAGTGCCCCAAGCTCACAGCCATGCCGAATCTTCATCCGCTGGTGAAAGGTATCGCACATATTCGTGGTCAGACCATTTCTGTGATTGACATGAGCCTGGCAACCGGTGGACGTCCGATTGAAAACACAGAAAATTGTTTTGTGATCATCTCCGAGTTTAATCGCTCTGTGCAGGGTTTTTTGGTGTCTGCTGTTGAGCGAATCATTAATATGAACTGGGAAGATATTCTCCCGCCACCGAAAGGCGCAGGCACGGGCAACTATCTGACCGCAGTGACGGAAATTGACGGTGAACTGGTTGAAATTCTGGATGTGGAAAAAATCCTGGATGAAATTTCGCCAAGGCATACTGAAGTGTCACAGACATTGCGGGATGAGATGATTCGTGACAATCCTGTCACCCGCCGTGTGCTGGTGGCTGATGACTCCAGTGTGGCGCGGAAGCAGGTACAACGAGCCATTGAATCAATCGGTTGCGAGTGTATTCTGGTGAAAGATGGCAAGGAAGCGCTCACGAAACTCCGTGAGATGGCGACAGAAGATAGTATCTATAATCAGCTGGATTTGGTGATTTCTGATATCGAAATGCCTGAAATGGACGGTTATACCCTGACAGCGGCCATCAGAAATGATGCCAAACTGAAAGATTTACATGTTATCCTGCACACCTCGTTGAGTGGGGTATTTAATCAGGCCATGGTCGACAGAGTCGGTGCGAATGCGTTTATTCCCAAGTTTAACCCTGATGAACTTGGTGCAGCAGTGAAAGCGGCGATGCCTGAATAA
- the flgH gene encoding flagellar basal body L-ring protein FlgH, with translation MKNWLLTAVILTLTGCVQMPEQQDELTQATTNVDAVEGNQESSGGDLIDLVRRRDDPQAGDPAWSSIRPQDKPAHYATATGSLFSQALAQDMYDDTRPRGIGDIVTVMLAEKNKANKSASTDLDKSTDLTMDPLTLGGKPLTIGDRDISYDVNNSNTFSGSTSADQSNSIQGSISVEVVDVLANGNLLVRGEKWLTLNSGDEYIRLSGTIRPDDITQENTIESTRIANARIQYSGTGDRQDVQEQGWLARFFNVSL, from the coding sequence ATGAAAAACTGGTTGTTGACTGCTGTGATACTGACGCTGACCGGCTGTGTTCAGATGCCGGAACAACAGGATGAGCTGACACAGGCGACGACCAATGTCGATGCCGTAGAAGGAAATCAGGAGTCATCGGGCGGTGATTTGATTGACCTTGTTCGACGTCGTGATGACCCGCAGGCCGGCGATCCGGCCTGGAGCAGTATCCGCCCTCAGGATAAACCGGCCCATTACGCCACAGCGACCGGCTCTTTGTTCAGTCAGGCGCTGGCGCAGGATATGTATGACGATACCCGCCCGCGCGGGATTGGGGATATCGTGACCGTGATGCTGGCAGAGAAAAATAAAGCCAATAAAAGCGCCAGTACCGATCTCGACAAGTCGACAGATTTAACCATGGATCCCCTGACACTCGGCGGTAAACCACTGACGATTGGCGATCGTGACATCTCTTACGATGTGAATAACTCCAATACCTTTTCTGGCAGTACCTCGGCGGATCAGAGCAACAGTATTCAGGGCTCAATTTCCGTCGAAGTGGTTGACGTCCTGGCGAACGGGAATCTGCTGGTGCGCGGCGAGAAGTGGCTGACACTTAACAGCGGTGATGAGTATATCCGGCTGAGCGGCACGATTCGCCCGGATGACATCACACAGGAAAACACCATAGAGTCGACCCGGATTGCCAATGCCCGTATTCAGTATTCCGGTACCGGCGACAGGCAGGATGTGCAGGAGCAGGGCTGGCTGGCCCGCTTCTTTAACGTAAGCTTGTAA
- a CDS encoding protein-glutamate O-methyltransferase CheR — protein MTAITIKDQEYRDFCHFLEGQCGIILGDSKQYLVRSRLSPLVNRFGLASLSELLQIVISGRNRELRVAAVDAMTTNETLWFRDTYPFTVLAEKILPELAANKRPIRIWSSASSSGQEPYSIAMTVLETQQRRPGMLPLGIQVTATDISQTMLDMCRTGVYDSLALGRGLSPERRQAFFEPIGDGRMRIGSKVKQMVNFRPQNLKDSYALLGKFDVIFCRNVLIYFAPEMKAKVLNQMAASLNPGGYLLLGASESLTGLTDRFEMIRCNPGIIYKLK, from the coding sequence ATGACAGCCATAACAATTAAAGACCAGGAATATCGAGATTTTTGCCATTTCTTAGAAGGTCAATGCGGTATCATTCTTGGCGACAGCAAGCAGTATCTGGTGCGGAGTCGCCTGAGTCCTTTGGTCAACCGCTTTGGTCTGGCGTCGCTCTCTGAATTATTGCAGATCGTGATCAGTGGCCGTAACCGTGAATTACGGGTCGCGGCTGTTGATGCCATGACAACGAATGAAACCCTTTGGTTCCGGGATACCTATCCGTTTACTGTCCTGGCAGAGAAGATCCTGCCGGAACTGGCCGCAAATAAACGGCCGATACGGATCTGGTCTTCCGCAAGCTCTTCCGGCCAGGAGCCTTATTCCATTGCCATGACTGTGCTGGAAACTCAGCAGCGTCGGCCCGGCATGTTACCGCTGGGAATTCAGGTGACAGCGACAGATATTTCCCAAACCATGCTGGATATGTGCCGCACTGGTGTGTACGACAGCCTGGCCCTGGGGCGGGGTCTGTCGCCTGAGCGCCGGCAAGCGTTTTTTGAACCGATAGGTGACGGGCGGATGCGTATTGGCAGTAAGGTCAAGCAGATGGTGAATTTCCGCCCGCAGAACCTGAAAGACAGCTATGCCTTACTCGGCAAGTTTGATGTGATTTTCTGTCGAAATGTGTTGATTTATTTTGCGCCAGAGATGAAAGCGAAAGTACTTAATCAAATGGCGGCCAGTCTGAACCCGGGCGGCTACCTGCTGCTGGGGGCATCCGAGTCTCTGACCGGACTGACCGACAGGTTTGAAATGATCCGTTGCAACCCGGGCATTATCTATAAGCTGAAGTGA